The sequence atttttttattgttttattacaaacccttttattatattatttattattaattatttattattattattattattatttttattattattattttttattattattatcattatcattattatattgtttttgttattattattttttattatttttattattattcattattactaaaattaaaattatttctatttagaGTATAGTAgagtattttagtattattttttataaaaattttttattatttctattatacattattattatactattatcatcattatttttattacatatctattattattatttatttttttttttattattttcattatttttattttactatcatttcaaaattattattgtttttattattattattattattttttattattgttattattattattattattattttattttattatttattatttttatttattatcttataaaaattattttttttatatttattattttattatttttattatcattattttattattttttttttttatattattattatttatattatttttattatttttattatttattatattggtttttgggtttttttttttggttttgttttttgttttttatttatcattattattacaatcaaatcataattccccaaaaaatttttactattactatatattaattttattatcacaatatattttttattattatttattatcaaatttttattatttttttgttattattttttttattttttatttatcattattttattattcattttatttttttttataaattaaaattttaattattattttgttattattacatattattttattttatattctattcattaattatcattaaacccttttcatttattatttatttttacttttattatgttttttattattattaaaatttttttcttcatcattacattttaatttatttagtattttagataaaattaaaaattttaaaatttatgtttaaactttcctttttggacttatcttagttttttttattttattataccaaTTCCCATTTAAACCTCTTTGACGGTTTATccgatgtttttattatttattacattcccCCAAGAATTCCTATTTCATGATCAACACCTTATTTTCCCACCATAACCATTACACTATCATTAATTTGAACTccggataattaaaaaaaaatttagtccaTTTTAAAATCGAAAGCTTCTAATTAATCCCGTTTTCTAATTAAACCACCAGTTTTGCCCTGAATTACCCCCTGGCccctttttaaggttttttatcCCCTGGGCCAAAGAAAGATCTGCTCCTAACTTTAAAAACCTAActgaaccctttaaaatttttaaaaaatgaaatttttcttCCTGATTtacaacccaaatttttttacaattcattGCCCAATTTAAAAATTCCGAAACCCGctgattaatttaaaaattaaatatataaaattttatttaattttttttagttatttcccTTATTAAATACCCAAAAACATAACTATCGTTGGATTTACAGAAACTCTTTTTGGGCAAAATCCAAAAAGGAGTCTGCTCTTGAATGGAAATAACGctaataaacaattttaaaaattaaaattaaaatttgccgGTTGGCATTAATCCCTTTGATTACCGttcattacaaaaattataaaatttagccaaaggctaaaatttttttttttaaaatattaatataataattaaataaaattatatatatatatatatatatatatatatttctgttcgaAGTTTGATCGAAAAGAGATTCTCTGGGCCAGTATTTCCTAAGACTGtgattctatgtttttttttctttccattctcatTGTTCTATCTGTGTAAATAgctggctgtctatctatctaccaatctatctatctgaccatctatctatatatttattcgccggtctgtctatctatacatctttgcatctatctgtcttcttatttatctattcatatctatatgcctttatgtatctttatgtatatgcTTAAACTTTTTTGTTTGAACATTATTACATAGCTAATACCATCCGTAGAATAACGTGATTGACAacaactcctcccccccacttaAGAGCTTTCAGTTGACTCGACTTACATGCAGTCTGCTTCTATCTCCGCCATCCACCAAGAGATAAGTGGTCCACATTATGAATCCACAGCCACATATCCTCAGAATATCAGGGCCTTCACACCCGCTCGTTCCCTTGCAGCGCTTGTAAATCTAGGCCTAAATAACTACCTCAATAAGGAGAAAAACTAGCATGCATATCCACTCTCTGGAACTGAAGGAACAAAAGTACTGTAGTTATTAGTTAGTGTAGTAACTGTAATCATCAATTAGTAGTAGTTACTGTAGTCATCAGTTAGTAGTACTTACTGTAATCAGTTAGTAGTATTAGTGTTActgcaattattagtattattagtatgtagTTATTTGTATGTAGTTCTGTAGTAGCATGTAAGTTATATGTAGTATTAGTGTTACTGTGGTTATTAGTTAGCGTAGTAGCATATTCTTGGAACGAAGGGTCACCCGCCCACCTTAAGATTATTTgtaaattattgaaataatatttgATTTTGAAAGGCCTCTCGTGATATGTAAATCCATTTACATATCTGGCCAAAGAAGGTGAAATATTCCAATGCTTCTCTGAACATTCTGCAAgccaaacattttttaaattacacccccccccccctggctagACGTCGATGGATGGATGAAAAGTAAAGAATTCAATTTTAATGACGTTTATTCTTCATAATACATTTTACAACTCAGTTTTTTCCCTTTCGAATGAACGTTACAAGTCTGATCTTGTAATGAATAAAGAATTGCTAAAGAATATTGGACAAAACATGAAATACAGCCATGATAATGATTGACAAATATATCTTCACCGATATGGCGAGgtttcatttcataatttttatcctTACATTCAAGGGATTTCGTAGCGTCTATATCTTGGGAAAAATCGATAAAGAGTGGAACATTTATCAAGTTATATTGTGTTTCCGAGAAGGCTTAATACACGGCAGGTAAATAGGCTTAATCATGTTCTGAAGGTTAAAAACAAATTTTCGATGGTGAACATTAACCTCTCCACGTCTTTAATCTTACTGGATATACAGTACATGATATCTGATGTAGGAGAGTGAACTGATAATTTTCATTTCGatttctgtaattgatattagTCTAGAAAATCAAACTAGCTTCTTGTTTACTCTAACAGCACACTCATCTATGTTATTTATCTCCTCCCGGCGTCGGTCATGACCTTGGGGATCCCCAGGAGGGAGTTGATCAGCTCCGAGTTGCGCTTGTGAGGTCCCGCGACGAAGGCCGAGGGTCCCTGAGCCACGCGCAGGATCTGCGCCGCCAACTCGGACACCAACTGTTGGTCATGTCACAGAATATcaaatatttgtttctttgtgatCCTTCTAGTTCTGAAATTAATGTTTTGGCTCTAACAATTCGTAAAATATCAGAAAATCGTAATGCTTACCTCCCGTTCGAGGAGCTGAAGGCTCCCCTCAGCCTCTGTCTCCTGGAGGCTCAGAGTCATCACCACCAGGAGGGCTACAACAACAGCGCTGCGCATCCTGGAAATAAGTGTAGGTATCATATAAATGTGAAAAGATGGTTTTTATATACGTCAAAATGTATGTTGAATGTTATAGCTTCCTAATATTCTTTTAAATCagttaaaatatacacaatatcatttcataatttccacaattccttgaaaaaaaaacatgtacatgtacaagCAACGAATTAAGCAGAACATTTGCAGCATAAACAACGACTTGTGTGTTATCAACAAAGGAGACTGAACAATGTTCGCTGCCTCTTATAGCCTCTTAAAAGCTAAATATTTACTTCTAATCAAAATCGGTGCCGAAGTTATAATGATACGAGATGCTCGTCTACCCCCTCTTATATAagtctgcccccaccccccacccccccgcgaaGTCGCCCACTCCCTGTCACACCAACGTCATTCACACGCGTTCGTAGACGTCTGCTCAAAGGAAAGCATGATAAGAATAtattcttttgatatatatatatatatatatatatatatatatatatctatatatatatatatatattatatattatatatatatatatatattatatatttatagtttattttatatatatatatatatatatatatattatattatatatatatattatatagtatatatgatatatatatatattatatatatatatattatatatatatatatatatatatatatatattatattatatatatattatatatatatatatattatatatatatatatatattattatatatattatatactatatatataattatatatatatatatattattgtgtgtatgtatgatgttttatatgtgtaatatttatatataatgtgtgtgtgtgtgtatctgtgtatgtgtgtgtgtgtgtgtgtgtgtgtgtgtgtgtgtgtgtgtgtgtgtatgtgtgtgtgcatacacacacacacacacacacacacacacacacacacacatatatatatatatatatatatatatatatatataatatatatatatatatatatatatatatatatatatatatatgtgtgtgtgtgtgtgtgtgtatgtatatatgcacacacacacacacacacacacacacacacacacacacacacacacacacacacacacacacacacacacacacacacacaccacacaccacacacacacacacacacacacccacacacacacacacacacacacacacacacacatatatatatatatatatatatatatatattatgtatatatatatatatatatatatatatatataggatatatagtatatatatatatatgaatatagatagatatatatatataatatagagtataatatatatatatatactatatatataatatatagatataataatatatataattatatgattatatatatatatatatatatattatatatatatatatataatatatataatatcatatatatattatatataataataatatatatatatatgtaatatatacatagatatatattataatacatatatatatatatattatatagcatatatatatatatatagtatatatatatagatgatatatatatatgatatattatatataatatacatatatatacatatatatatatatactatatataataatatatatatatatatagtatatatatctataatatatatatatatatatatatatatataatatatatatatatatatatatataatatatatatatacatgtatatatattatatatatataatatatatatatatatatatatgtatatatgatatatatatatatatatatatatatatttatgtatgtatgtatgtgtgtatgtatgtatgtatatacacacaatacatatttatGCGCACTGATTAGTGATTAGATTGCATTAGTTTATATTCAGTAGTATAATGTATAATTGTGGACTCTATCACAGAGTCTGCGGTATGTTTGTCTGCCAACGAAGCTGACACCCAAACAGAATCCCATGTGGGTATTATAAAGACACCAGATGCAGCAGCTCTTACCCGTGTTGTTTATAATATCGGATTACCATCTTGCAAGAATTTACGAAAACTTGTGAGTTCTAGCAGGTGATATACTCAAAGGATGTAAGACTCTCCTGAAGCCATGTTGTTGCTAAATTTCTCACCTACAAAGCGAACCCACCTTTTACTTACACTATAGGAGGTATTACAGTtgagtttatttaccaccctggctatctccTCAGTCGTGGGCAAACGTGAACATATATTCGATATAGTACTGTATTTTGTGATTACtgaaattgtacatggtaaaatgagATTATAAGTCATACATCATGCAAAAGAATATGAAGTTCATATACTTTTGCCGCTGTGATTACATCACAGTGTTCTGTGATTAACTTTACATAGAAACATTAGGATATAATACGAgtatatatttcaatgtattaGATGATATTAGATAATCACATATTTCTTTATACCTCACGTTAGGAGGTCTGAAAGGTTGCATCACATGATACTCCGAGATAGTGAACAACGGCGTTGTTTTCCCGTAGAGTTTAACGGGATCACCAATTTACCCCCGGTGAAGATGGTAGACCAGAGTATGCTGTAGTTTCATCATTCTTGCCTAATTCAAGAATATAAGTCAATTTTGGGGcctaaatattttcctttcgctGATTTTACGCTccagtctattattattattattatcattcttcttattattgttgttgttattattattattattattattattattattattattattattattattgttactattattatatattatcattattattacattatatattattatatattattattattattatattattattattatattattatggtaattattactattatgtcattatcatcatatatcatatcatcatcatcatcatcatatcatcatcattattattatatgtcatcatcatcatatcatcatcatctatacatcatcatcatcatcatcatcatcatcatcatcatcatcatcatcatcatcatcatcatcatcatcatcaccatcatcatcatcatcatcatcatcatcatcatcatcatcataaagatcctgcgcagaataatgataataaaattcaaacttaaaataatgataatgaataatgataataatgaaataatttaaataaataatagtaatagtaaaattgaAACCACTGGTATAAATAACTGGAA is a genomic window of Penaeus monodon isolate SGIC_2016 chromosome 10, NSTDA_Pmon_1, whole genome shotgun sequence containing:
- the LOC119578096 gene encoding pigment-dispersing hormone type 1-like, whose product is MIPTLISRMRSAVVVALLVVMTLSLQETEAEGSLQLLERELVSELAAQILRVAQGPSAFVAGPHKRNSELINSLLGIPKVMTDAGRR